TACCTAAGCTTCGCATTTTATCCTCCCTAACTTTATGTTTTATTGTAAATATACCTACAATTATACCAGTAAATTAAGAAATTACAAAAATATGAATATACTATCTTTCTGTCTCCTATTGTTTCTATTCCTCTTATCCTCGCTTTGAAACGTTCCTGATTAGGATTTTTTCTGATAGAATAGGTAAGTCTTTTAAGAAAGGGGAACTACTCATGTCATTCATCAAGAAGAGACCGGTCGTTTTCGACTATGTTCAAATCATTGTAGGGGCGTCATTGATCGGGCTTTCATTCAATATATTTTTATTGCCATCCCGTATAGCTGCTGGGGGAATTTCAGGCGTCAGTACGATTTTATATGAATTATTCGGATATAATCCTGCATACGTCCAATGGTTGATCAATATCCCACTTATCGCGTTGGGATTGTTGCTTGCAGGGAAGGAATTTAGTGCGAAAACGGTCGTCGGTACTTTTTTCGTCCCATTCGTCATCTATTTGACGAGCGGACTCCAATTATCCGTCGATACTCCGCTTCTCAGTTCAATATATGGGGGAATTATGCTCGGTATCGGGTTAGGTATCGTTTACAGGGGGAATGGATCGACAGGCGGAACGGCCTTGATCGCCCAGCTTCTAAAAAAGTATACAGGCATATCAAGCGGCTTTTCACAATTGATTGTCGATGGGATTGTCGTTGTCACTTCAGCTTTCGTCTTTAATTTTGAACTCGCCTTATATGCGCTCATGTCAATTTATGTTACGAGCAAGGTGATTGATTTCGTCCAGCTCCAAACATCACCGACCAAGCTAGTCCTTATCATTACCGACCATGAAGAGAAAATCCAATCGGTCATCCAAAATGAAATTGACAGAGGATTGACGAAAGTGAAATCGACAGGAGGCTATTCAAACAACGAAAAAACAATGATTCTTTGCGTTGTCGAACAGTCGGAGGCTGTCTATTTGAAGAAATTGCTTCAAACCGCTGAACCCTCGTCATTTGTCATTTTCCTCAATGCTTCCGAGATATTGGGGCTCGGTTTTTCAAAAGCAAAAGTGCATCGTTGAAACAAATCAGTATACAATTCCCCTAATGATGATATAATAGTCACAATTGAATAATTCTTATCAAGAGAAGCTGAGGGATTTGGCCCGTTGAAGCTTCAGCAACCTCTGCAATTGCAGGAAGGTGCTACCTCCAACAAGATGCAAATCTTGAGAGATAAGAACGGAGAAACAGATGTAAATCCTCGTTCCTATCTTTGGGAGCGGGGTTTTTTATTTAATAAAGGGGGAGCAACAATGCCAATCAATATACCTGAGCAATTACCGGCACGGGAGCTGTTGAAAGAAGAAAAGATTTTCGTCATGGATGAACGAAGGGCGACTACACAAGATATCCGTCCGTTAAATATCCTCATCTTGAATTTAATGCCGGAAAAAGAAAAGACGGAACTTCAATTACTTCGTCTGCTCGGCAATACGCCATTGCAAGTGAATGTTTCATTCTTAAATACAGCGACGTATGAATCGAAAAACGTAAGTAAAAATCATTTGGATTCTTTTTACACGACATTCGACCATGTTAAAAATCGCCGTTATGACGGGCTGATTATTACGGGAGCCCCGATCGAGCATCTTCAGTTTGAAGATGTCGCCTATTGGGATGAGTTGAAACAAATTATGGACTGGTCGACGACAAATGTCACTTCAGTATTGCATATTTGTTGGGGAGCGCAAGCTGCTCTGTATCATCATTACGGAATCGACAAATTTGAGTTGCCGAAAAAGCTATCCGGCGTCTATAGTCATCAGTTGACCGATCCGACAATTGAGCTGGCTCGTGGTTTTAACGATCTATTCAACGCGCCCCATTCAC
The genomic region above belongs to Sporosarcina sp. Marseille-Q4943 and contains:
- the metA gene encoding homoserine O-succinyltransferase — encoded protein: MPINIPEQLPARELLKEEKIFVMDERRATTQDIRPLNILILNLMPEKEKTELQLLRLLGNTPLQVNVSFLNTATYESKNVSKNHLDSFYTTFDHVKNRRYDGLIITGAPIEHLQFEDVAYWDELKQIMDWSTTNVTSVLHICWGAQAALYHHYGIDKFELPKKLSGVYSHQLTDPTIELARGFNDLFNAPHSRYTSVSIEEIEQDPRLQLLAVSEEAGAFIVLSKDGKHIMITGHLEYDACTLAEEYERDLKKGIGIDMPENYFPDDDPKKQPLNTWRSHTHLLFSNWLNYYVYQETPYEWA
- a CDS encoding YitT family protein, coding for MSFIKKRPVVFDYVQIIVGASLIGLSFNIFLLPSRIAAGGISGVSTILYELFGYNPAYVQWLINIPLIALGLLLAGKEFSAKTVVGTFFVPFVIYLTSGLQLSVDTPLLSSIYGGIMLGIGLGIVYRGNGSTGGTALIAQLLKKYTGISSGFSQLIVDGIVVVTSAFVFNFELALYALMSIYVTSKVIDFVQLQTSPTKLVLIITDHEEKIQSVIQNEIDRGLTKVKSTGGYSNNEKTMILCVVEQSEAVYLKKLLQTAEPSSFVIFLNASEILGLGFSKAKVHR